The DNA window TGCCTATCCCCGTAACTACCTCGAGGCATTAATTTAGTACCTCTGGGAGTCGGCACATTTCctttctttatcttctttcgTAGATTTTCATTGATAGAGCAAGAAATTTTACACGCTGCAGCAGATGCTGCCTATTTATCATAAAGCCTATACTACACAAATTTCAAAATACTAATACTACAGGAAGTATTGTCTATAAAACTTTAGAAGCTGACTTTACTGTAAACTCACCAGAGGTGTTTGGCAGCCAaacaatttggtccatttcatTAGGTAAAGGTTCCTTCatcttttgtttccttttctctaAAGAAATGTACAATTAATTTGTTCAAAGCGCAAATTATTTTCCCAAAAGCAATGCGAACAAAAAAGCATTTAATTTAACACAAGGCACACTGTGCAGATTCTCAGAGCAATATGAGCAAAATACTACTACTAATTAACTTCTCTCTCACACACAACACGCAGAGACATCATTTCCACCCTGCAGACAGACCGTAGATGGATTTTTACGGTGTGAAGGAATGGTGCAACGTTAATGCTTGCCTATTTTCAGAACCTAATAATTACGTGATGTAAAGCCTCCTTTTGGTGAACTACTTAATTAGAGCACGGTCAAAGCTTAAGGACCGCATTTCATCCAGGTTAGGCTAGTTTCATGTATAAACCTGGGATTTTAGGTGCATCCAGCTGCAcgaaaaaacaaataaaaaagagtTTAATACGCGAATAGTCACATAATCAATTTAAAACGTAGAGTCTCCAGAGCTCCGAATGTAAAGTCTATCAAGACCCATGAATTTGAGGCACTACAAAGTTGACTTACTGGAGGAGGCACCCTGATTCACAAGAGCAGACGATTCTCAATCTAACTTCATCAGTTACAGAcgattctctctctctctctgtatatatatatatatatagacgtTGAATCTATCTTCATCAGTTACAGAATTGTGATTTCCTAACCCCAACGGCCAACACATAGAATAGTTAACCGAACATAAAACTCTGCTCCTAAATTTGTAGGGTGATGTTTGAGGATTGATGATGTTGAATCTGACTTCATTAGTTACAGAATTGTAATTTTCTTATCCCCAACGGTCAACACAGATCAATTAGCTAAACATAAAAGCTCTACTCCTAGATGATGTTTGCCAAacacttcaaaagttttttcaTCAGTCAAAAGTTCTCTTTTAACAAAAACGCCACACTCCCAAACTGGAACTTAATTAAATTCGTGCACAATGTTTTGATAGTTATACCACCTTACTTTTGTCATTGTAAAGGGCTTGCAGCTTGGACAAACTGGATCATTTGGACCTTAACTCCCAGGTCCACCACACACCCAACTGTAATTAACCTCGTCCCCCTCCATTGGGACAGGACCCAAGAATCGTTTATGAACAAGTCCGATAAGGCTGCTGTACAAATGGCTTGTCATGACCCTTTGGTTCTCTACAACTGTAGCCATCGCCATCTCTACAGAACTATCCGGCATACACTTAAAATCTCAGTGTACTGCTAATTAATATGGAAGGACCCATTCGTTCTAAATTTTCTCATGGCTGTAtatttaatgaaaattttttttcttcagattCTTTTATGCTTAGATGATTACCcatgtataaaaaattaatcaaaggaAAGATTTTCAAATTAAGAAGCGATCCTCTACATAAATTGGAGCAGTTGAATAGGTCCAGAGTCGAGGCTGCATCAGTCGGAGTAGGCGGGGCGGATAGCGTATTGAATTGGCCTCCAAGACGAGACTGAGTCCAAGAGTGCGTGCAAGAAATGCAACTCTTTGTTAATTACTAATTGATTTTGTGCTTAGCTTGGctgagatttttttttgtgacaTCCCTACCAACTACACTGCTAAAACAAATTCGGCCAACAACAATTTAAATTCTGgaatatattttattatttcactcaggaaaatattatgaacaatttaaaaagaaaaagaactttACATAATAAGGAATTATGGTAATCACTAAGCAGCAGCAGCATTGATTGAACAAACCTTTTCTGCATTATGTTTTTCCAGCAAACAAAGAATCACAAGAAAGAATATGCTTGAGAGAAGTCATCAAACAAATGTATTACGTAAAAAACAAAGAGGTGTGAGCGGATGGACTTTGGGGCCTGGTGGGGGCTGTGATCAGCACTTGGGGAAATCAGCGGGAGGCGGAGGCAGCGTTGTTGATGGCGTCGGCCCGTTCTCTACCACGAAAGCCGTGGCTAGACCCCATGGCAAGTGCACATCCAAGTGACAGTGCAAAAACCATACACCTGCACGGTCAATTCAAATACcaccacattttttttttgttattaattaGTCCAAAAAATCGATCTAAttagtcaagtacaagtattgtttgataaataaataaataagggaATGGCTTGGATTGGTTATGTCAGTGCGAACCTGGATTGTTAGCCCGGAATCTGATAACAGCCCATCCACCCGCCGGCACCCCGATGGTGTTGCGCTCTTGTGGATtgtcaaaattgaagtttttaCTGTCCCTGGCGTGATCGAAGTTGCCGAATCCTTGGGCCAAAACGTAGAAGTTGAATCCGTGCAGGTGGACGGGGTGGTTTTCCGCTCCGATGAAAGCCGTGTTCTGCAGCACCACTTGAACCGTGGCGTTGAACTTCAGCTTCGTCACTTTGGTTGACTTTGTTGTCATTATGATGGCCCGATTGAGGCTGTTGCTGGAGTTTGTGTAGTCAAACTTGAGTGGGGGTTGACTGGGGAAATCCGTGGTGTAGATTCCACCCACGTTTTCGTAATGCGCTTGGAGCAATGACATCTTGGTGGGCAATTGGAAGGACGCGTTGTTCATGCTCGCAGCTAATCTCTGCCCCAATGGGCCTCCGCACGTTGCATTCTTTCCGCAAGCAGCCAGGCCCAACCCACCCGTGACGAACAAGTGCACGTCCACCTCACGAGGGACCGGCCTCCAAAATGGGCCAGTGACCAGTCCAGTTAAATTAGAATAGAACTTGTGGGCCGTGGGGGTGTCGTTGAAGGCCGGGAGGACAGGCATTCTAGGGGTCGATGGCGTGGCGCCTTCATAGGCCACGATTCCGGATGTAGTGGTGTTGTCGAAGGACACACCGGCGGCACTGGCATATGGTCGCGCGGCCATGTAATACAGTGCCGGCGGCTGGTCGGCGGTCAACAGGACATCGGTGGTTTGACCGGGGGCGACCAGGACGACGTCGGTGACGTAAGGATTGGTGTAGGAAGCATCGACGGCAACAACCGTCAAGTTGTGATCGGCGATCTTGAAGAAGAGTTGGTTATTGAGTGCAGCATTGATGATGCGCAGGAGATACGTTTTTCCCTTTATCACCTTTATCTTGTGGGTATCTAGAGTAAAATAAAGCCACCCccataaaatattaaatatgaacGAACTCCAAGCAATTTTTTGCCCTTATTATTAATGCTACTAAATATTATTATTTGTGACCGAAATTTAAGGATAAGTAATAAAACTCCTCTCTCATGCATGAGTACTTACAATTAGAAGAGCAGGGGTATAGATCGCCGGGGAAGCCATTAATGGTGTATGCGTCGGAGTTGTTTGGTGCAGCTCCGGAGGCTAAGCCTTGTCTCTCTACGTCTACAACATTTGCATTCCAATACTCCCCTGCAAGAAGCATAACACATCTTTAATtggttggttttttttttttttttttgggattgaCCTGTATTGGTATCAAATTTTTGTTCTTACAAATCATCATATATATTTACAGGATGATAATATGGCAAAATGTTgaagaaacaagaaagaaaaaagaggcgGGGATGTGGGTAATAAGTTGGCACGTACCTAAGATGATTGGATATTCCCTGTAGGGTTTGGGAAAAGGGTAAGTACGACCAGCCCTGGGTCGAATGATAAGAGCACCATAAACAGTAGCCCGAAGCGTAGAGACATGGGCGTGCCACCAAAGAGTGCCTTCCTGGCCGGCGACGTTGAACCTGTAAGTGTAGCAATTTCCGGGGACAATCGGGCACTGTGTTACATAACCAGGTCCATCCGCCCAACCGCTCAGTGTCTGAAATATTCCATGCCTGCGTATTCACGtatacaaaacaaaataataattatatgtTTGCTGGTCCTTGTTAGACGTAAAAGTCATTATTTCAATCAATCATATGCGTAGTTCTCTTCTCTATAGGTGCATGGACTAATATCATAATCAAACTACGAAGCACTACTACTGTtctatctcaagttttgtaatcAACTTTAGCTCGCCTGGCTCCCAACAAACTTTTGACTTAgaaaaataatttcttttttttttttattattattgagaTTGACAAACATGTAAGCATAAAATATAGCTCTTTGTCGTGACTGTAAATTTGACACTGTCCATGATATGTGACAGTAATTAAACAAGAATACGAGATTATACAATCAAAGAAGATTCCTTGCGAGTTTGTTTCTTTCTTTAGGAAGACGATCGAGTGTGCATGCCAGATTAGACGGTTTTAACGttgtacttttctttttttttttttttttttttttttaacgttcCACTTAATTGAAAGCTACATCGcgttatttttagtttcatatGTACAGATGATGGAAGAAGTACAATTACCAGTGAATGGTAAGGTTATAAGGTGACTTGTTAAAGACATGGACAACCAGGGTATCCCCCTCTCGTACGCGGAGAGTTGGGCCTGGCAGACTTCCATTCACTGCTGTGATCACTTGTCTCCGGCATAGTCGGTTCACGGTAAGATTTTGCACCTGTAAGAAGCAGACGTTATATATTAAATCATTTAGCAGTATTTAAATGATAACAATCACTCACTATTTAATTTATATACCACACGTACAAACCTGAGTTAGCTAGAATATAAATTTCTATGccaattaattaatttgtttaAGAAAAATCCCACCCTTCCTTTCAGACCCTCACTAATTCCTGAACTTTGAAGGCGGTAATACCAAATGCATGCCACGAAGTAAAACTGCCATCGTGACTTTACAATTAGAAATGTTTGACCCATGAAGCTTGGTGCAATATTTCAAGTTGTTTGTTACACAAGGGTAAAATCTCTGTTTAGGTAGGTAAAGAATTTTCAAACCCAAATACAAATAGGGAGGTAAAATCTCGTTTTGTAAAAGCAACTCTCTTGGGGAAGAGTCAAAACTTTTGTGAGATATCCCAGAGGAGGATGAATTTTCAAACATGAACTCGATGGCCTTCACTAATAATTCATACAGAATGCTTCAAATGAAGCAGGAAACAGGTGCTTGTGTCCcgcaaaagaaaagtgaaaactgTCGGGGgcgaaaaaaaacaaaaaggaaatgcTGGAGATGGCCCGCCTCCTGCATGAACAGCTTTTAGCATTACTACAAGCTTCCTCAGGAATGAAAGAGCTGTGGTACGTAAAGGTCGTACTCGGAATCTTCATAATGCTAGTAAAAAGATTACGTACTCGGAATCTTTATAATGCTAGTAAATAGTAATCTTTTGCTTTCCAAAGAATAAGACGGGGAAAGATTGTTTCaggcattaaaaaaaaaaaaaagaggaagaagaagttGGGCTAAGAAAGATTACATGAAATGAGTGCTCTACAACATCAGCAGAAGCAAATGAGCACGGCGATATGAGAACTAAAGCGCATGTCAACAAGAACACAGCCGGTGCCATGTTGAATTTGTGAAGCCCGCGACACGAAGAAATGACAAGAAGACACTTTTTTGGGGAGCCTGTCTTTATTTGCTTCAATGGGAGAATAAAGCGGcaaaaagaatagaaaatagAAAACGAATCAAATCCTGAGTTTTGGAATGACTTTGCTCATGAAAGTACGGTGTATATATAGTGCTTGTGTAGCAAGAGATTTACATCCCAAGTCTTTCCCACGATTGCGTGTGCAAATAGATTAAAGAACCCAAAGTAATCGCAAAAAGATTTGAAAATCTGCGATCAGTAAAGTCAGAAGAGGTTTCGTTATCTAACAGCTTGAGTTGGCCATCGACGAATTACTAACATACCACCTACTAACCGATGGAACTTCATTCAACCAAATCCCATCCATCTCAGCATCGATCGTGTTGTTTTTGCGTTTTAATGCTGAATGATTCTACAGCTTCTTCTTCTACCTAGTATTGGAATGTCTCGACTTCTTTGGATACGTGTGGTAGGTAACGACCTTGTGCATTCCAACCGCAGCCTTACATTTCTTTATTTGTATCGCGACTAAATTTACGGTTTTTGGAATGAGTTCATACAAGTAGATTAGGATTCTCTTCGTTCCAACGAAAACTTGGATCTTCTTTTTACCTGTGATTTGTTAGTAATAATTTAAATATTCTTATGAACTAAGTGTTACATTATGCCATGTGAAGAATTATGGATTCAACTGGATTACATTTTAGCTATTTGATTGGTAAAACTCACCCATTCAAAATGATTTTCAGGCATAATTACCTAGCTCAGAAGGAAAGTGGTGGCGTACTTGGATGTTCGTCTGAGAAATGCTGATACCTAATACAAATAATGAATGAACAGAGGAGTGGACAAAGCGAAAATAGGTGGAGTTAGGGCACAAGGGAATAAATGATCTAAGACAAGTCGAGTTTTGACTTAATCAAATAAAgacttaatttaattttataaaacTCGAACTCAAACTTGAGCTTTCGATGTAAAACTTGAACTCTCAATTcgataatagtgtatacactgtgaGTGTGAGTAGAGTATATACTATGAGATTTACTCAAAAAATTAATCATTTGCCAATTCCCAACCTCGCATATGGTCAACTTAtttgcttcctttttttttaccaagcaagttaagacttttgtgataATAAACTAACCCGAATCCCGTGAGAACCCCAAAAGCCGGACTCGTGCAAATTCTGACTCGTGCAAATTCCTTTTGACTCGTGCAAATTCTGAAGGATGTGACCATTGGGGGGGCAACGGCCGCGGGAGATGGGAATTCGTGGGGAATAAGAAATTAATCCTGCAAGGGCTTTCCTAGTTTATTGAGGTATGCGCAGATCGTGGTCTTTTCAGTCTGCAGCTGTGATGCACAAAATTAATCAAAGCACTGCACCACTTTTTCTGGTGCTTAATTTATTTAACACGGATACCATTGCTCAACATTTGGTGCTAAACGATTGAGTATTTCTGTGTccgagaaaagaaaaaatagagagagaatgACTAATTCCATTGATATATTAATTGTCAAAGTGTGCCACTCTAAATTCATTTGAAACAACAAATTGACTGCGTCGCAGCGCTATATTCACAGCCAGTTGGCTCCTCGTCTAACCATGTAATCGTCTGCAATAATTGCTGTAGGTGGGCAGCGCCGTAGCGGGTTAGGTTAAAAATGTGTCTAAGCCAAGGAACTTTAGATTGCCAAGGAAATTCTGTCCATTTCAACAGAGAGATAAAAATGTGTTTGATTTAAATACTTTAATGCAACCAACTGTCGTTAAGTTTGCTAGCTGAAGCACTACTGCTCTTTTGTTATTGTAGGATCTAGAACGTTGGAACACAACACTCAATCGCACGATAAAAATATTCAACTACTGTACATCAATAATATGCATGCAGCTTCTATGGATGATCAGTCCAAATTCATATCCCGTTGTGTCCTTTCAAaatcacttttaaaatatatatatatatatatatatatatatatagaaagtGGGGTGGGGTGGGGTGGGGTTGGGAAACTGTTAACAGACAGAACGGCTTCCTCCTTATCATCAACCGATTAATTCCACCTTCTAAGCTCTTCCTTGCAAGAACAAAATACCTAATATATATCCCCATTACATTTGAAAGAGTACAGTGGCTACAACTAGTTTTTTAGTCATATTAATTTtgactttaaaaaaaatcatgcatAAAAGTAACTAAAAGTGTTTGTTTCTGAGTCTTATTCTAGGATGTTACTACTCCCTCCGTTCCATTTTGAgagtcctgttttcctttttcgtctgtcccaaattgtagttcACTTctcaattgaaaaatgtagttatcttttaatttctctaaaatatccttattcaatgtaggttgttattagtataaactattttatttaatatagaTTGTTAACCTACCTCATTTAATACATTtagattttccaaaacatgTTGATATATGAATAGCCAGCTTTGTTATTTTTTCAAGCCAAAATGTGAAATAATAATGTAAAATGAGGATTGATTCTTTCTTgatcatcaattcaagttctcGTAAACCATCAGTTCAAGTTTCCatgaataattaatataaagttttactctatttaatgtaagagtattttagaaaaatagcaatctaaatttattttttcaataaagttaattattttttcttaaactgtgtagAAAAAAACTAGGACTGTCAAAATGGGACGGATGAAATATATAATTCCACGTGATTGTCAATAGAAAGCCAACCAATTTTGATGTGCCACCCAATCGACCAAACCTGTTGGCCCTACGAGCTAGCCAATTAGAAATCCAAATTTCATACGGCTGTTGCGGTTCAACCTTCTCCGTTGATGCGCTTGATGATTAGGTTGCTagtacttctttttttttttctttttttttttggtcaaatatcAACTTCAATATATAGAGGTTGCTAGTACTTCAGTTCATTAAGTAATGTGTTTAACTTGTACCACACCCATCTCAATTTTCTAAGTTGACTTCTCCCCAGTTTAAAGAGCTTCGTTCCCTGCGCATGAGCCCGCCCCTTGCTCGAACATTCTTCTCTCCTGCAAACTGATAACTACAACTCGATATAAGATATTTTACGTTAGTACCATCATATTAGttgaaatgaaaaataaaaataaaagaagaagattTGGCTCAGGCTCTGTAACCCAAATCAATCCGTACATGTCTTCCTTTTAACCCTTTTATTCCCTCGTCTTTATGTTCATTattaaagcatatatatatatatatatatatatatatatatatatataccgaTGCTAGTCAATTGCTTCTTTTAGAGGACTACGAACTACTCGAAATTCCGAGCTGTACATGATAACTTTGTGATATCTTTAACAGTCCCCTTGTATTCATACAGCTAATAATAAGTAATGAATCACAAAGGAAATTTCATAGACCAATATACAGAACCGTAGGCTTTTCCCAACATGGATCAGTATTCCGTGTGTGACAAATGTAACCAGATATTAACAGCAACGTCGCAGTTTGGCTAATATATActcctccgtcccactttgatagtcctgtttcttttttcacacagtttaagaaaaagtagttaattttgttggaacaATTAATTTAGatagctattttcctaaaataccctcacattaattagagtataacttcatgggaacttgaattgatggtaaaaaaagaatcaactctcattaaatggggtaggtttatagtaacagcattgaataagggtattttaagaaaattaaaatacaactacatttttcaattgaaaattgGACTACAtgacaaaaaaggaaaacatgactatcaaagtgggacggagggagtaataaaTTACATCACCACGATTACGAAGGAAATCCACACGAAAATTCATCATAACTATTCAACTAAAGGATTCGTTTTTGGCATTAATAAATATTTGAAGGATTTGGTGCATCAGGGGGCTGTATTGTTAAGAATAACATTTAATGCAGGAAAAATGTAGAACAACTAACGCGCGGAAGACGAACAGAAAATTTTAAAGGTAACATGCATGCCAAATGTGTACGTTCTAGAATAAGAAATACCCCTCCAGATCTCAACAGAAAAACGCTTATAATCACAACCTGCCGGAGCGGATTTATCTCAGGAAGGTTTTCGCTGGCTAAATCTACACTTacttaaattttagaaaataaaagatGCAAGTGGTACTAAtgattcctttttttccttcttatttattCCCACGGGCTTTCTTTTACCTTAGTTCTCCTGATTTTGAAAAGGTTTCTACTGAACTACTGTGAAATAGAAAAATGTAAATGATGTTGCACTTAAAAACAATTTCTTGTATGCCCCATAAGTTTACCTTCTTTGGTATGCAATGTACGATATTTTTGTCCTCTTTATGTTAGGAGCAAACGAGCGTCTTATGCACTCAAACTTCCCTAGCTCTTATGAAAAAAGGGCAGGttttttatttaacaaaaaCGCCAATTTGGTCTCGGAGTGTTGTCATTCTTGAACTCGAACTCAATTCCCAGAAGTACTGCTCGAGCGAGTTGCTTGAGCAGAGTTCGAGCTCAACTCAAGGTACTACTTTCCAGGCTTGAGCTTGGCTTGTTGGAGCTCAAGGAATTTGGCGAGCTTTTCATCGAGCTCGACCAGAGGTTTCCTGTGCAGACAGCTCATTTTCATCTGAATTGCATCCTAGTGAAGTttatttaaccacaaaaaacaTCCATTGCTAAAAAACTAAAGCATAATCCAAAGCAAAAGTTCCAACTTTTGAAAGGTCTCATCAAAAAAACAAGCACAAATGAGAATTAACATCAATTTCTTTAACAACGGGTGGAGAAAATGGATGAAGTATTCTCCAATAGTCCAACTTATACAACGCGAGAAACTAGTGGGCGTGGATACCACAATGGAACTGATGTTACTTCACATTATCAGCTGCACCCTCCACTCCATCTCTCCAATTTCTGCCATCTGGTGCTTCAATTCATGACAGTCATCGTCGCTGCAATCAAGCTGAAGCACTAGTGGCTGTGGATATCGAGATTCAAGCGGAGCTCAAGCAGTGAAGATCGTTGGATGAATTTTGCTCGGAGACAATTCAGCCAATTCTGTTCGAAGCTCGAAacgggaagaagaagaagaagaaatttctTCTCTCACTGTCTTCTTTAATCTTTAACCTAATTCTATATTTTTTAGCAAGATGACACGTCTACCCTTTATTAATTTTATAACAAAGCTAGTTAAGGTCGTAATTATTGCAAATAAACAATCTAAAAGAGTAATTTACTTATTTATAATATGTTAATTATATATAAGAGCGAGTGCTCAATAGAGCACGACAAACTCTCGAGCACATAATATACCTACTCGAGCTTGACTCATAGACTCAATCGAGCAACTCGAGCCCAACTTTGATCGAGTTCGAGTCAAGTAGTGATTGAATTATTTGCGAGCTGGAGTCAAGTTGTTCAATTGTATTTCAGCCCCAGTTTAGTCCCTtacatttttagaaaaatttttttagATCTTCATATttaaaatcatccaaaatagTCCatcaaatataaaaattttgcccatTTGGTCTCAAAGCTAATTTTTACTCAATTTCCCGACAAAAAAAATGCATGCTTACTTCATGTGCTCATTATTGCTAAGGCAAAATGAAACACTCAATTTGATGTAAACAATCTACTCTTAAGAATatggcaaaaaaaaataaaaaaagaactCCTGTATAAAGGTTTCCATTGGTGCAAACTGATTGTATATCACCACTAATTAATAAACACTAGAATAGGCGATATTCACAGGTCCAAGAGTATCCCTTCGAATAAAAACTTTCACAGCCAATTGACAATAACAAGGATTCAAAATTATAT is part of the Coffea eugenioides isolate CCC68of chromosome 6, Ceug_1.0, whole genome shotgun sequence genome and encodes:
- the LOC113775788 gene encoding laccase-7-like, which translates into the protein MAPAVFLLTCALVLISPCSFASADVVEHSFHVQNLTVNRLCRRQVITAVNGSLPGPTLRVREGDTLVVHVFNKSPYNLTIHWHGIFQTLSGWADGPGYVTQCPIVPGNCYTYRFNVAGQEGTLWWHAHVSTLRATVYGALIIRPRAGRTYPFPKPYREYPIILGEYWNANVVDVERQGLASGAAPNNSDAYTINGFPGDLYPCSSNYTHKIKVIKGKTYLLRIINAALNNQLFFKIADHNLTVVAVDASYTNPYVTDVVLVAPGQTTDVLLTADQPPALYYMAARPYASAAGVSFDNTTTSGIVAYEGATPSTPRMPVLPAFNDTPTAHKFYSNLTGLVTGPFWRPVPREVDVHLFVTGGLGLAACGKNATCGGPLGQRLAASMNNASFQLPTKMSLLQAHYENVGGIYTTDFPSQPPLKFDYTNSSNSLNRAIIMTTKSTKVTKLKFNATVQVVLQNTAFIGAENHPVHLHGFNFYVLAQGFGNFDHARDSKNFNFDNPQERNTIGVPAGGWAVIRFRANNPGVWFLHCHLDVHLPWGLATAFVVENGPTPSTTLPPPPADFPKC